A single region of the Salvia splendens isolate huo1 chromosome 18, SspV2, whole genome shotgun sequence genome encodes:
- the LOC121776580 gene encoding uncharacterized protein LOC121776580, translating to MSDQQKGLAKVIVEEFPQSEHRFCVQHIYNNFKKRFVGENFKDRLWEIAASTTLEHYVDKMDAMQTEYPQAHQWLSGVAPKEKWVKAFFSPHTCCDVLLNNICETFNSKIALAREKTIISMLEEIRTSQTERIQIRGQWIKSYDHAVPPVIKELVDKWYVRAASWRATWNGQSSYQVIGPYGQYVVNMRNFTCSCRLWQLIGIPCTHAIATINKNGDDVTRYVSRYYLKSTMIMLYENVLYPINGVDNWPKTTSDGVLELAPPRSKRQRGRPKKLRREEPQIHLYADGGESLRRIFVMRCRRCGQEGHNRRICSNDPQTYARSQVGETSQHNGSRERGESTLPESSNNRRRQEPNVSDPGPSTRTRTQPQRCGRRGDQY from the exons ATGTCTGACCAACAAAAG GGCCTTGCAAAGGTGATTGTTGAGGAATTCCCACAGAGCGAGCATCGCTTCTGTGTTCAGCACAtatacaacaatttcaagaagagATTTGTCGGAGAAAATTTCAAAGACCGGTTGTGGGAGATTGCCGCGAGTACCACCCTCGAACATTATGTGGACAAGATGGATGCTATGCAGACCGAGTATCCCCAAGCACATCAGTGGCTTTCTGGAGTTGCTCCCAAAGAAAAATGGGTCAAGGCATTTTTCTCTCCACACACTTGTTGTGATGTGCTCCTCAACAACATTTGTGAGACATTCAATTCGAAGATTGCATTGGCTCGAGAGAAAACAATTATCAGCATGTTGGAGGAAATTCGAACAAGTCAAACGGAAAGGATTCAGATCAGAGGCCAGTGGATCAAAAGCTACGATCACGCAGTCCCTCCTGTTATCAAGGAGCTTGTAGATAAGTGGTACGTGCGGGCTGCATCGTGGAGGGCTACATGGAATGGACAGTCTTCGTACCAAGTAATTGGGCCGTATGGCCAATATGTTGTCAACATGCGCAATTTTACATGCTCCTGCAGATTGTGGCAGCTAATCGGAATCCCGTGTACTCATGCTATCGcaacaatcaacaagaatggGGACGACGTGACGCGATACGTCTCCCGCTATTATTTGAAGTCAACAATGATCATGTTGTATGAGAATGTCCTTTACCCAATTAATGGGGTGGACAATTGGCCCAAGACTACTTCTGATGGTGTGTTGGAACTGGCGCCCCCGAGGTCAAAGCGACAACGTGGTAGGCCGAAGAAACTGAGGCGTGAGGAACCCCAGATTCATCTTTATGCGGACGGAGGTGAGTCATTGCGTCGAATCTTCGTGATGAGATGTCGTCGGTGCGGTCAAGAAGGTCATAATAGGAGGATATGCAGCAATGATCCTCAGACATATGCTCGTTCTCAGGTTGGGGAGACTTCGCAGCACAACGGGTCGCGTGAGCGTGGTGAGAGTACTTTGCCTGAATCGTCAAACAATCGCCGACGCCAAGAG CCTAATGTTTCGGATCCGGGACCAAGCACTCGGACCAGGACTCAACCTCAGAGATGTGGCCGCCGCGGTGATCAATATTGA
- the LOC121777875 gene encoding histone H1-like, with product MTAAEQVKKPTAAKPIKEKKATKAAPKAKKAVAANSSKTASHPPYFEMIKEALLALNERSGSSPYAIAKYMEDTHKSVLPANFRKILGLQLKNSAAKGKLNKIKASYKLSDAGKKAAAAAKPAAKKTAAPAGKKSKAAATVGTKRKVEAVKKVAAKKPAKKAATPVKAKQPKSIKSPAAKRARRAVAV from the exons ATGACGGCAGCCGAGCAAGTTAAGAAGCCTACGGCGGCGAAGCCGATCAAGGAGAAGAAAGCAACCAAGGCGGCGCCCAAGGCGAAGAAGGCCGTAGCTGCAAATTCCTCCAAAACCGCCTCTCATCCTCCTTATTTCGAA ATGATTAAGGAGGCGCTgttggctttgaatgagaggaGCGGTTCGAGCCCTTACGCGATTGCGAAGTACATGGAGGACACGCACAAATCTGTTCTACCGGCAAATTTCAGGAAGATATTAGGGCTCCAACTCAAAAACTCTGCTGCGAAGGGGAAATTAAACAAAATCAAGGCCTCGTACAAGTTATCCGACGCTGGAaagaaggcggcggcggcagcgaaGCCTGCTGCAAAGAAAACCGCTGCTCCCGCCGGTAAAAAATCGAAGGCGGCTGCTACTGTGGGAACTAAGAGGAAGGTGGAGGCGGTGAAGAAGGTAGCGGCGAAGAAGCCTGCGAAGAAGGCCGCGACTCCGGTGAAGGCGAAACAGCCTAAGAGCATAAAATCGCCAGCTGCTAAGAGGGCGAGGAGGGCTGTTGCTGTGTGA